A region of Alphaproteobacteria bacterium DNA encodes the following proteins:
- a CDS encoding PhzF family phenazine biosynthesis protein → MKAMQIPVYQLDAFTTRVFHGNPAAVCMLDEWLPAPVMQSIAAENNLAETAFCVAEGDSFAIRWFTPTIEMDLAGHPTLATAWVILNLLAPERDSVRFRTGIGDWLEVTRDGERLAMNFPARPPASRPGLDDVGAALGATPLEVLAARDGFAVFETEAQVRALAPDMDRVAAIDVLGVIATAPGSGCDFVSRFFAPGAGVPEDPVTGSAHCTLIPYWAGKLGKDVLFGRQVSPRGGEIYGRNLPGRVEIAGHVVLYMSGMITV, encoded by the coding sequence ATGAAGGCGATGCAGATTCCCGTATATCAGCTCGACGCCTTCACGACGCGGGTCTTTCACGGCAATCCGGCGGCGGTCTGCATGCTGGATGAATGGCTGCCGGCGCCCGTTATGCAATCCATCGCGGCGGAAAACAATCTTGCGGAAACCGCGTTCTGCGTCGCGGAAGGCGATTCATTCGCCATCCGCTGGTTCACGCCGACAATCGAAATGGATCTGGCGGGGCATCCGACACTGGCGACGGCCTGGGTGATCCTGAACCTGCTGGCGCCCGAGCGCGATTCTGTCCGGTTCCGCACCGGTATCGGGGATTGGCTTGAGGTCACGCGAGACGGCGAGCGACTGGCGATGAACTTTCCGGCGCGACCGCCGGCATCCCGTCCGGGACTGGATGATGTCGGCGCGGCGCTGGGGGCGACGCCCCTGGAGGTGCTGGCCGCGCGCGACGGGTTCGCGGTTTTCGAGACCGAAGCGCAGGTCCGGGCGCTGGCGCCGGATATGGATCGCGTTGCGGCCATCGACGTGCTGGGCGTGATCGCAACCGCACCCGGTTCGGGCTGCGATTTTGTCTCCCGGTTTTTCGCGCCGGGAGCGGGTGTCCCCGAGGATCCTGTCACCGGCTCCGCCCATTGTACCCTGATTCCGTACTGGGCCGGAAAACTGGGCAAGGATGTGCTGTTCGGACGGCAGGTGTCGCCGCGCGGGGGCGAAATTTACGGGCGGAACCTGCCGGGACGGGTGGAAATAGCCGGCCATGTCGTGCTGTATATGAGCGGCATGATTACCGTATGA
- a CDS encoding DUF1127 domain-containing protein, which yields MHTISNGPKCQATAGIWTPFIKAVLIGPIRFLYARCNLWYARARERRSLARLDSRLLRDIGVNRMDAAREAAKPFWKA from the coding sequence ATGCATACAATATCAAACGGCCCCAAATGTCAAGCGACCGCCGGAATCTGGACTCCCTTCATCAAGGCAGTCCTGATCGGGCCGATCCGCTTCCTTTACGCACGTTGTAACCTCTGGTACGCCCGCGCCCGCGAACGCCGCAGCCTTGCGCGGCTGGATTCGCGTCTGCTGCGGGATATCGGCGTGAACAGGATGGATGCGGCCCGCGAGGCCGCGAAACCCTTCTGGAAGGCATGA